The Salmonella enterica subsp. houtenae serovar Houten genome has a segment encoding these proteins:
- a CDS encoding putative inner membrane protein: MIMMKLKSAKGKKFLLCLLAVFIIAASVVTRATIGGVIEQYHIPLSEWTSSMYAIQSAMIFVYSLVFTILLAIPLGIYFLGGDE; encoded by the coding sequence ATGATCATGATGAAGCTGAAATCGGCGAAGGGGAAAAAATTTCTGTTATGCCTGCTGGCAGTGTTTATCATTGCGGCCTCGGTTGTAACGCGCGCGACTATCGGCGGTGTGATTGAGCAATATCATATTCCACTGTCCGAGTGGACAAGTTCCATGTATGCCATTCAGTCGGCAATGATATTCGTTTATAGTCTGGTGTTCACTATACTGTTGGCTATTCCTTTGGGGATCTATTTCCTCGGCGGAGATGAGTAA
- the uspE gene encoding Universal stress protein E, with protein sequence MAMYQNMLVVIDPNQDDQPALRRAVYLHQRIGGKIKAFLPIYDFSYEMTTLLSPDERTAMRQGVISQRTAWIREQAKYYLEAGVPIEIKVVWHNRPFEAIIQEVIASSHDLVLKMAHQHDRLEAVIFTPTDWHLLRKCPSPVWMVKDQPWPEGGKALVAVNLASEEPYHNALNEKLVKETLQLAEQVNHTEVHLVGAYPVTPINIAIELPEFDPSVYNDAIRGQHLLAMKALRQKFSIDEKVTHVEKGLPEEVIPDLAEHLQAGIVVLGTVGRTGLSAAFLGNTAEQVIDHLRCDLLVIKPDEYQTPVELDDEDD encoded by the coding sequence ATGGCTATGTATCAAAATATGCTGGTGGTCATCGATCCCAATCAGGACGACCAACCCGCATTACGGCGAGCAGTTTATTTGCATCAACGGATTGGCGGCAAAATTAAAGCTTTCCTGCCTATTTACGATTTCTCGTATGAGATGACCACCCTGCTTTCCCCTGACGAACGCACCGCAATGCGTCAGGGCGTAATAAGCCAACGCACAGCCTGGATACGTGAGCAGGCGAAATATTATCTTGAAGCCGGTGTCCCCATTGAAATTAAAGTGGTCTGGCACAATCGTCCCTTTGAGGCCATCATTCAGGAGGTTATCGCCAGCAGTCACGATCTGGTGTTGAAAATGGCGCATCAGCACGATCGACTGGAAGCGGTCATTTTTACCCCTACTGACTGGCATTTGCTGCGTAAATGCCCAAGCCCCGTGTGGATGGTCAAAGATCAGCCGTGGCCAGAAGGTGGCAAAGCACTGGTCGCCGTGAACCTGGCAAGCGAAGAACCCTACCACAATGCTCTTAACGAAAAGCTGGTAAAAGAGACCTTACAGTTGGCGGAGCAGGTTAATCATACTGAAGTGCACCTGGTCGGCGCCTACCCCGTTACGCCAATCAATATCGCCATTGAGCTGCCGGAATTTGATCCCAGCGTATATAACGACGCCATCAGAGGCCAGCATTTGCTGGCGATGAAAGCGCTGCGCCAGAAATTCAGCATCGATGAAAAAGTTACGCATGTGGAAAAAGGCTTGCCGGAAGAAGTTATCCCGGATCTTGCCGAACATCTCCAGGCGGGGATCGTTGTGCTTGGCACCGTTGGACGTACCGGACTCTCGGCCGCGTTTCTGGGGAACACGGCCGAACAGGTCATTGACCATCTGCGCTGCGACCTGTTAGTCATTAAGCCTGATGAGTATCAGACGCCAGTTGAACTGGACGATGAGGACGATTAA
- the fnr gene encoding fumarate and nitrate reduction regulatory protein, protein MIPEKRIIRRIQSGGCAIHCQDCSISQLCIPFTLNEHELDQLDNIIERKKPIQKGQTLFKAGDELKSLYAIRSGTIKSYTITEQGDEQITGFHLAGDLVGFDAIGSGHHPSFAQALETSMVCEIPFETLDDLSGKMPNLRQQMMRLMSGEIKGDQDMILLLSKKNAEERLAAFIYNLSRRFAQRGFSPREFRLTMTRGDIGNYLGLTVETISRLLGRFQKSGMLAVKGKYITIENSDALAALAGHTRNVA, encoded by the coding sequence ATGATCCCGGAAAAGCGAATTATACGGCGCATTCAGTCTGGCGGTTGTGCTATCCATTGCCAGGATTGCAGTATCAGCCAGCTTTGCATCCCGTTCACACTTAATGAGCATGAGCTTGATCAGCTTGATAATATTATCGAGCGCAAAAAGCCCATTCAAAAAGGGCAAACTCTGTTTAAAGCAGGTGATGAACTGAAATCGCTCTATGCTATCCGCTCCGGAACGATTAAAAGCTACACCATTACCGAGCAAGGCGATGAGCAGATTACTGGATTCCATTTAGCAGGCGACCTGGTGGGTTTTGACGCCATTGGCAGCGGTCATCATCCGAGCTTTGCGCAAGCGCTAGAAACCTCAATGGTATGTGAAATCCCCTTTGAGACGCTGGATGACCTGTCCGGCAAAATGCCTAACCTGCGTCAGCAAATGATGCGTCTGATGAGCGGTGAAATTAAAGGCGATCAGGATATGATCCTGTTATTGTCGAAGAAAAACGCCGAAGAACGTCTGGCCGCGTTTATTTACAACCTGTCCCGCCGCTTTGCGCAGCGTGGTTTTTCACCGCGTGAATTCCGCCTGACGATGACCCGTGGCGATATCGGCAACTATCTTGGCTTAACGGTCGAAACTATTAGCCGTCTGCTGGGGCGTTTCCAGAAAAGCGGTATGCTGGCGGTGAAAGGTAAGTATATTACTATTGAAAACAGCGATGCGCTGGCGGCCCTGGCCGGTCATACCCGCAACGTCGCTTAA
- the ogt gene encoding O6-methylguanine-DNA-alkyltransferase — MLRLLEEKIATPLGPLWVVCDEQFRLRAVEWEQYRDRMEQLLDIHYRHEGYERISATNPGGLSDKLADYFAGNLAVIDTLETATGGTPFQREVWQALRTIPCGQVMHYGQLAEQLGRPGAARAVGAANGANPISIVVPCHRVIGRNGTMTGYAGGVQRKEWLLRHEGYLLL; from the coding sequence ATGCTGAGATTACTTGAAGAGAAGATAGCCACGCCATTAGGTCCGTTATGGGTGGTTTGCGATGAGCAGTTTCGACTGCGGGCCGTTGAGTGGGAACAGTACCGCGATCGTATGGAGCAGTTGCTTGACATACACTACCGTCACGAAGGCTATGAACGCATTTCTGCGACTAACCCCGGTGGGCTCAGCGATAAGCTTGCAGATTATTTTGCAGGCAATCTCGCCGTAATTGATACCCTGGAAACCGCTACAGGAGGCACGCCTTTTCAACGAGAAGTATGGCAGGCTTTGCGCACTATCCCCTGCGGGCAGGTGATGCACTATGGTCAACTGGCGGAGCAACTGGGACGACCGGGCGCCGCGCGCGCAGTCGGTGCTGCGAATGGCGCGAACCCAATCAGTATTGTCGTTCCATGTCATCGCGTCATCGGGCGTAACGGCACTATGACCGGATACGCAGGCGGCGTGCAACGAAAAGAGTGGCTATTACGCCATGAAGGCTATCTTTTATTATGA
- the smrA_2 gene encoding DNA endonuclease SmrA — protein sequence MNLDDKALFLDAMEDVQPLKRHTDVHWQPTRNLKTPQRIDTLQLDNFLTTGFLDILPLNEPLEFRREGLQQGVIDKLRSGKYPQQASLNLLRQPVETCRKMLFRFILEAQKEGLRNVLIIHGKGREAKSHANIVRSYVARWLTEFEDVQAYCSALPHHGGGGACYVALRKTVQAKQDNWERHAKRSR from the coding sequence ATGAACCTTGACGATAAAGCGCTGTTTCTTGACGCCATGGAGGATGTCCAGCCGCTGAAACGCCATACTGATGTACATTGGCAGCCAACGCGTAATCTTAAAACGCCCCAGCGTATCGACACGCTTCAGCTTGATAATTTCCTGACGACGGGATTTCTGGATATTCTGCCGCTGAATGAACCGCTGGAATTTCGTCGGGAAGGATTGCAGCAAGGCGTCATCGACAAGTTACGCAGTGGAAAATACCCTCAGCAGGCCAGCCTCAACTTGTTACGCCAGCCGGTCGAAACGTGCCGAAAAATGTTGTTTCGTTTTATCCTGGAGGCGCAGAAGGAGGGGTTGCGTAATGTCCTGATCATTCATGGTAAAGGGCGAGAGGCGAAATCGCATGCCAATATCGTCCGAAGCTATGTGGCCCGCTGGTTGACAGAGTTTGAGGATGTACAGGCTTATTGTTCGGCGCTACCGCATCATGGCGGCGGCGGGGCATGTTATGTCGCGTTACGTAAAACGGTGCAGGCTAAACAGGATAACTGGGAGCGCCATGCGAAGCGCAGTCGGTAA
- the tsr_1 gene encoding chemo-receptor protein, which translates to MLRNISVRTCIILFMACTFLLADALQIIFLHELRILITFNILYLTAILLLWWYMTYYLVVPINTVKKSIEEVTAGNLSIHISEFGNNCAGRLIPGINSLSDNISALVREIRSSSQTAMTLSEQLAARSMALSVKTEQQSASLIQTAASMDEMAASTKNNADNTRMASIQADCATQCARKGGELMVRVAENMRSITDCASQMTEIISLIDGIAFQTNILALNAAVEAARAGDHGKGFSVVAGEVRNLAHRSAEAAKSIKALIDVTHDNVRQGDAIVREAEKNMQEIVGGSGQLNLLMSEISTTTREQEKGINQITLALSDLESATQSNVLMVEALSASSDVLKAQVIELQTKTDKFRLSQPGYSEHALSRAHVSSL; encoded by the coding sequence ATGTTAAGAAATATTAGCGTCAGGACATGCATTATTCTATTTATGGCATGTACGTTTCTATTGGCGGATGCTTTACAAATAATCTTTCTGCACGAGCTTCGTATTTTAATTACGTTTAATATCCTCTATCTGACCGCAATATTACTGCTTTGGTGGTATATGACCTATTATCTGGTTGTGCCGATTAATACCGTTAAGAAAAGTATTGAAGAGGTCACAGCAGGGAACTTGTCTATTCATATTTCCGAATTTGGCAATAATTGTGCCGGGCGGCTCATCCCCGGGATTAATAGCTTGTCGGATAATATTTCAGCGCTGGTGCGCGAAATCAGATCCTCTTCGCAAACGGCAATGACGCTTTCTGAACAACTGGCGGCACGCAGCATGGCGCTATCCGTAAAGACGGAACAGCAGTCGGCCTCGTTAATTCAAACTGCCGCCAGTATGGATGAAATGGCGGCGAGTACCAAAAACAATGCGGATAATACCCGAATGGCGAGCATTCAGGCGGATTGTGCAACCCAATGCGCCCGTAAAGGCGGCGAATTAATGGTGCGGGTTGCAGAAAATATGCGTTCTATTACCGACTGTGCGTCGCAGATGACGGAGATTATTTCATTGATTGACGGTATCGCATTTCAGACTAATATTCTGGCGCTTAACGCGGCGGTAGAGGCTGCGCGGGCGGGCGATCATGGAAAAGGTTTCTCCGTGGTGGCCGGGGAAGTGCGTAATCTGGCGCATCGTAGCGCCGAGGCGGCAAAAAGTATTAAGGCGCTTATCGACGTTACGCATGACAATGTTCGGCAGGGGGACGCCATTGTGCGGGAGGCTGAAAAAAACATGCAAGAGATTGTTGGCGGCTCCGGGCAATTAAACTTGTTGATGAGTGAAATTTCCACCACCACGCGGGAGCAGGAAAAAGGCATCAACCAGATAACCCTGGCATTGAGTGATCTGGAAAGCGCAACCCAAAGCAATGTTTTAATGGTGGAAGCGCTATCCGCTTCTTCGGATGTTTTAAAGGCGCAGGTGATCGAGTTACAGACTAAAACCGACAAATTTCGTTTAAGCCAGCCGGGTTACAGTGAACATGCGCTGTCGCGCGCTCATGTGTCATCTCTTTAA
- the zntB gene encoding membrane transport protein has product MEAIKGSDVNVPDAVFAWLLDGRGGVKSLEDNDVIDSQHPCWLHLNYTHPDSARWLASTPLLPNNVRDALAGESSRPRVSRMGEGTLITLRCINGSTDERPDQLVAMRLYMDERLIVSTRQRKVLALDDVVSDLQEGAGPADCGGWLVDVCDALTDHASEFIEELHDKIIDLEDNLLDQQIPPRGFLALLRKQLIVMRRYMAPQRDVYARLASERLPWMSDDHRRRMQDIADRLGRGLDEIDACIARTGIMADEIAQVMQESLARRTYTMSLMAMVFLPSTFLTGLFGVNLGGIPGGGWRFGFSLFCILLVVLIGGVTLWLHRSKWL; this is encoded by the coding sequence GTGGAAGCCATTAAGGGATCGGATGTGAACGTGCCGGATGCCGTTTTCGCATGGCTACTGGATGGTCGTGGTGGAGTAAAATCGCTCGAAGATAATGATGTGATCGATAGTCAGCACCCCTGTTGGCTACATCTAAATTATACCCATCCGGATAGTGCCCGCTGGTTGGCTTCAACGCCTTTGCTCCCCAATAACGTGCGTGATGCGCTGGCTGGTGAAAGTTCGCGCCCGCGCGTAAGCCGTATGGGAGAAGGGACGCTCATTACGCTGCGCTGTATTAATGGCAGTACTGATGAACGCCCGGATCAATTAGTGGCAATGCGTTTATATATGGACGAGCGACTCATTGTGTCTACCCGTCAGCGAAAGGTTCTGGCGCTGGACGATGTGGTCAGTGATTTGCAGGAAGGCGCCGGGCCCGCAGATTGCGGCGGCTGGTTAGTGGATGTGTGCGATGCGTTAACCGATCATGCCAGTGAATTTATTGAAGAGCTACACGATAAAATTATTGATCTGGAAGATAATCTTCTCGACCAGCAAATCCCGCCGCGCGGTTTCCTCGCATTGCTACGTAAACAGCTAATTGTTATGCGCCGCTATATGGCGCCGCAGCGCGACGTCTATGCCCGGCTTGCGAGTGAACGGTTGCCGTGGATGAGCGACGATCACCGGCGCAGAATGCAGGATATCGCCGACAGGCTGGGAAGGGGGCTGGATGAAATTGACGCTTGTATCGCGCGTACTGGCATCATGGCAGATGAAATTGCCCAGGTGATGCAGGAGTCTCTGGCGCGCAGAACTTATACCATGTCGCTTATGGCGATGGTTTTTCTGCCCAGTACCTTCTTGACGGGGTTATTTGGCGTCAACCTAGGCGGTATTCCCGGCGGCGGGTGGCGGTTCGGCTTTTCTCTGTTTTGTATTCTGTTAGTTGTCCTGATCGGTGGTGTTACTTTATGGTTGCATCGCAGTAAATGGTTGTAA
- the dbpA gene encoding ATP-dependent RNA helicase, whose amino-acid sequence MTAFSNLNVLPAAQLNNLNELGYLEMTPVQAASLPVILAGNDVRVQARTGSGKTAAFGLGLLHRIDVSLFQTQALVLCPTRELADQVAGELRRLARFLPNTKILTLCGGQPFGAQRDSLQHAPHIIVATPGRLLDHLQKETVSLDALHILVMDEADRMLDMGFSDAIDEVIRFAPATRQTLLFSATWPETIAAISGRVQQQPIRIEIDTVDALPAIEQQFFETSAQGKISLLQTLLSQHQPASCVVFCNTKKDCQAVCDALNAAGQSALALHGDLEQRDRDQTLVRFANGSARILVATDVAARGLDIKSLELVVNYELAWDPEVHVHRIGRTARAGSSGLAISFCAPEEAQRANILSEMLQLKLNWLNAPARQPLFPLAAEMATLCIDGGKKAKMRPGDILGALTGDIGLDGADIGKINVHPMHVYVAVRQAVAQKARTQLQNGKIKGKSCRVRLLK is encoded by the coding sequence GTGACCGCTTTTTCAAACCTGAACGTTCTGCCCGCCGCCCAGCTCAATAACCTTAATGAGCTGGGCTATCTTGAGATGACGCCTGTTCAGGCCGCATCATTACCCGTCATTCTGGCGGGTAATGATGTGCGTGTGCAGGCCAGGACCGGTAGCGGCAAAACGGCGGCGTTTGGTCTTGGACTCTTGCATCGAATTGACGTCAGTCTGTTCCAGACACAGGCGTTAGTACTGTGCCCGACGCGGGAGCTGGCGGATCAGGTTGCCGGAGAGTTGCGTCGTCTGGCCCGTTTTCTGCCAAATACCAAAATTCTGACCTTATGCGGTGGGCAACCCTTTGGCGCACAGCGCGACTCGCTTCAACACGCTCCGCATATCATTGTCGCGACGCCGGGGCGCCTGCTGGATCATTTACAAAAAGAAACCGTATCGCTGGATGCGCTGCATATTCTGGTAATGGATGAAGCAGACCGAATGCTGGATATGGGATTCAGTGACGCCATTGATGAGGTGATCCGCTTTGCGCCTGCGACGCGCCAGACGTTATTGTTTTCAGCAACCTGGCCTGAGACCATCGCGGCGATTAGCGGTCGTGTACAGCAGCAGCCAATACGTATTGAAATCGATACGGTAGATGCGCTGCCGGCTATCGAACAACAGTTCTTCGAAACGTCTGCGCAGGGAAAAATTTCGCTGCTACAAACGTTGCTTAGCCAGCATCAACCAGCCTCCTGCGTGGTGTTTTGCAATACCAAAAAAGATTGTCAGGCCGTTTGTGATGCGCTTAATGCGGCAGGACAAAGCGCGTTGGCGCTCCACGGCGATCTGGAACAACGCGACCGCGACCAGACGTTGGTGCGTTTTGCGAATGGCAGCGCGCGTATTCTGGTTGCCACCGACGTTGCCGCGCGAGGGTTAGACATTAAATCGCTCGAACTGGTGGTTAACTATGAACTGGCATGGGACCCGGAGGTTCATGTCCATCGCATTGGCCGTACGGCGCGCGCAGGAAGCAGCGGTCTGGCGATCAGTTTCTGCGCGCCGGAAGAGGCGCAGCGGGCGAATATTCTTTCAGAAATGCTGCAACTCAAGCTGAACTGGCTGAATGCACCCGCCAGGCAGCCGTTGTTCCCTCTGGCCGCAGAGATGGCGACCCTATGCATTGACGGTGGCAAAAAAGCGAAAATGCGTCCGGGAGATATTTTGGGCGCACTGACTGGCGATATTGGATTAGACGGCGCGGATATTGGTAAAATTAACGTGCATCCAATGCACGTTTACGTCGCCGTACGTCAAGCGGTAGCGCAAAAAGCCCGGACGCAGTTGCAAAACGGGAAGATCAAAGGCAAGTCATGCCGGGTACGACTATTAAAATAA
- the ttcA gene encoding tRNA(Cytosine32)-2-thiocytidine synthetase, whose amino-acid sequence MQEIQKNTKKEQYNLNKLQKRLRRNVGEAIADFNMIEEGDRIMVCLSGGKDSYTMLEILRNLQQSAPINFSLVAVNLDQKQPGFPEHILPAYLEQLGVEYKIVEENTYGIVKEKIPEGKTTCSLCSRLRRGILYRTATELGATKIALGHHRDDILQTLFLNMFYGGKMKGMPPKLMSDDGKHIVIRPLAYCREKDIVRFAEAKAFPIIPCNLCGSQPNLQRQVIADMLRDWDKRYPGRIETMFSAMQNVVPSHLCDTNLFDFKGIAHGSEVVDGGDLAFDREEIPLQPAGWQPEEDDTPLDALRLDVIEVK is encoded by the coding sequence ATGCAAGAAATTCAAAAGAATACAAAGAAAGAACAATACAACCTGAACAAGTTGCAAAAACGTCTGCGCCGTAACGTCGGCGAAGCGATTGCTGATTTCAATATGATTGAAGAAGGCGATCGCATTATGGTTTGCCTTTCTGGCGGCAAAGATAGCTATACAATGCTGGAAATTTTACGTAATTTGCAGCAAAGCGCCCCGATCAATTTTTCTCTGGTTGCCGTCAATCTTGATCAAAAGCAGCCGGGCTTCCCGGAACATATCCTGCCAGCCTACCTTGAGCAGTTGGGCGTAGAATATAAAATCGTCGAAGAAAACACCTACGGCATTGTTAAAGAGAAGATTCCGGAAGGAAAAACCACCTGCTCGCTGTGCTCGCGTTTGCGTCGCGGTATCCTGTATCGTACTGCAACTGAGCTGGGCGCGACCAAAATCGCCCTGGGCCACCATCGCGACGATATTCTGCAAACCCTGTTTCTGAATATGTTCTATGGCGGAAAAATGAAAGGAATGCCGCCGAAGCTGATGAGCGATGACGGCAAACATATCGTGATCCGCCCGCTGGCTTACTGCCGCGAGAAAGATATTGTCCGTTTTGCTGAGGCCAAAGCCTTCCCTATCATTCCTTGTAATCTGTGCGGTTCGCAACCCAACCTGCAACGCCAGGTGATTGCCGACATGCTACGCGACTGGGATAAACGCTATCCTGGACGGATAGAAACGATGTTCAGCGCCATGCAGAATGTCGTGCCGTCTCACCTTTGTGACACTAATCTTTTCGATTTCAAAGGGATCGCTCACGGTTCCGAGGTGGTCGACGGCGGTGATTTAGCGTTCGATCGTGAAGAGATTCCATTGCAGCCCGCTGGCTGGCAGCCGGAAGAAGATGACACGCCCTTAGACGCGTTGCGGCTTGATGTTATCGAAGTGAAATGA